The following proteins come from a genomic window of Pocillopora verrucosa isolate sample1 chromosome 6, ASM3666991v2, whole genome shotgun sequence:
- the LOC131780710 gene encoding uncharacterized protein translates to MKEIILLSVFFIAFPLIASGTVYFVDREKGNDFNKGERIKQAFATITKCIKTLNRPGDECHIRQGRYHEPQFQISGKKGTLSQPIIIRGYGEEIPVIDGTIPVIPRGKSSWKRGKDGIYSAKIERDIWQLFVDGEMMTNARWPNALWSDKTVFLNKYWAKSSSRSTRGKMVDSGEKNLAGSGIDVTGAVAILNVGSFNTFAAIVQSHRSGQNFFTYKDNFGAIKFKPGHNQYFLEDKLEFLDNAGEWFYDKTTKTVYVKTMDGKSPEGRIRGKVQTYAFTISNCQYLHFKQLSFFGTTIEARPTHKRDIIRGLSFHSINFKFPSYSMRMLGSTSPPSWTIIEPSRGNNFQLINSTFYGTDGLALQYSGDGSLLQNNLFEYNDWSVALVRTKMGGLGTVVSNGINDQFVRNTLRFNGASAGFRPSGRNPVIKLNHIHHQCWGILQHDGSGIQFQIGAQTNALCRNNWVHSSPKYGLRFDGQPPRVGRGGTMKENVVWRSGGIMIKGESHTVLNNLAFDKRNDKSGDQQGAGCSLCVLKFVRSNPVEINKQTEVLRNAADVANGGKRKKPRGIYPLAGSRVAFNIVSNVREQVEDADNMDFRPRKDSKYIKDDVGPYRYDPNGRFYWIPGRQLYKTSTPVPPDGSKSVKSVRDAVMWLNAFGASTHHVYFGTDKSNVADASRNSAEYKEKITADGNVYYLKENLSSRSTYYWRVDAELDEKTIYKGDVWSFQTK, encoded by the exons atgaaagaaattattttactgtcggtttttttcattgcttttccACTTATCGCGAGTGGTACGGTCTACTTTGTCGAtagggaaaaaggaaatgatttcaACAAGGGCGAACGTATCAAACAAGCGTTTGCAACCATTACCAAGTGCATCAAAACGCTAAATAGACCTGGTGATGAATGCCATATTCGCCAGGGACGTTACCACGAACCCCAGTTCCAGATATCGGGCAAAAAAGGAACTCTATCCCAGCCTATTATTATACGCGGTTATGGAGAAGAAATTCCAGTCATCGATGGCACCATTCCAGTTATACCTCGAGGAAAATCTAGCTGGAAACGTGGCAAAGATGGAATTTACAGTGCCAAAATTGAGCGAGATATCTGGCAGCTTTTCGTCGACGGCGAAATGATGACCAACGCTCGTTGGCCAAATGCTCTGTGGTCGGACAAAACTGTTTTCTTAAACAAGTACTGGGCAAAATCCTCCTCCAGATCTACGAGGGGCAAAATGGTAGATAGTGGTGAAAAGAATTTGGCCGGAAGCGGTATTGACGTGACTGGGGCAGTGGCTATCCTCAATGTCGGAAGCTTTAACACTTTTGCTGCCATAGTCCAAAGCCATAGATCGGgacagaatttttttacttataaaGATAATTTTGGCGCCATAAAGTTCAAACCTGGTCATAATCAGTACTTTCTGGAGGATAAGCTGGAGTTTCTTGACAATGCTGGCGAATGGTTTTACGACAAAACAACGAAAACTGTTTATGTGAAGACCATGGATGGAAAAAGTCCTGAAGGAAGGATTCGTGGAAAG GTACAAACGTACGCTTTCACCATTTCAAACTGCCAGTATCTCCACTTCAAACAGCTCTCATTCTTTGGCACCACAATCGAAGCTCGTCCAACACACAAACGAGACATCATACGAGGTCTTTCGTTTCACTCAATCAACTTCAAATTCCCATCGTACTCTATGCGCATGCTTGGTTCCACCTCTCCACCCAGCTGGACTATAATTGAACCAAGCCGTGGGAACAACTTCCAGTTGATTAACAGTACCTTTTATGGAACCGATGGTCTTGCCCTCCAGTACAGTGGTGATGGATCGCTGCTACAGAATAATCTATTCGAGTACAATGATTGGTCAGTTGCCCTCGTGCGAACTAAGATGGGAGGACTGGGAACTGTTGTATCCAACGGCATAAATGATCAGTTCGTTAGGAACACGTTGCGTTTTAATGGTGCCAGCGCTGGCTTCCGTCCATCAGGACGAAATCCAGTGATCAAGCTCAACCATATTCACCATCAATGCTGGGGAATTCTACAACACGACGGATCCGGGATTCAGTTCCAAATTGGTGCACAGACGAACGCCCTGTGCAGAAACAACTGGGTTCACTCGAGTCCTAAGTATGGTCTCCGTTTCGATGGGCAGCCGCCGCGCGTGGGACGCGGCGGTACAATGAAGGAAAACGTTGTTTGGAGGAGCGGCGGGATCATGATCAAAGGCGAATCCCACACAGTGCTAAACAACCTCGCCTTCGACAAACGAAATGATAAAAGCGGTGACCAACAAGGCGCAGGTTGCTCTTTATGTGTTTTGAAGTTCGTTCGTTCGAATCCAGTTGAGATCAATAAACAAACGGAGGTTTTGCGCAACGCAGCAGATGTGGCAAATGGTGGCAAACGTAAGAAGCCCCGTGGCATATATCCTCTTGCAGGAAGCCGTGTTGCTTTCAACATTGTAAGTAACGTGAGGGAACAGGTTGAAGACGCGGATAACATGGACTTTCGGCCTCGTAAAGACTCCAAATACATTAAAGATGACGTTGGACCCTACCGTTATGATCCAAATGGTAGATTCTATTGGATTCCTGGACGGCAGCTCTATAAGACCAGCACTCCTGTGCCTCCTGATGGCAGCAAATCGGTGAAg tctgtCAGAGATGCTGTAATGTGGTTAAACGCATTTGGTGCCTCAACTCACCATGTATACTTTGGAACGGACAAGTCGAACGTTGCCGATGCATCACGGAACTCCGCCGAGTACAAGGAGAAGATCACTGCTGATGGCAACGTGTATTACTTGAAGGAAAATCTTTCTTCCAGGTCTACCTATTACTGGCGAGTAGATGCTGAATTGGACGAGAAAACTATTTACAAGGGAGACGTTTGGTCTTTTCAAACCAAGTAG